The Agromyces hippuratus genome has a window encoding:
- a CDS encoding LacI family DNA-binding transcriptional regulator, with product MQPDAAPRPTLADVAARAGVSQSTASLAFSGSGPVSDATKERVLAAASELGYAGPDPRARSLRRGRSGIVGVVLEERVRAAFLDPVKIQMLDGISEGIAPLGAGLLLLTDTGVAGESAVSIESAPVDAVVLIGCSPRLAVSIEALRRRGIPAVAIEGDTGEDLPEISIDNLQATRRGAEYLRQLGHTDVAIVTLPVDAARTRGPLTDELLRSSTAATASQRLAGAREIFPEATGRSAGASSIEEGLEAARALLADPANRPTAIIAQSDLLAAGVIQAAEELGMHVPGDLSVLGFDGIRVDGLQHDLTTLAQPSVAKGRAAGEAVVQMLSGEPPESRCFTSTLHVGDTTAPPRTPAG from the coding sequence ATGCAGCCCGATGCCGCTCCCCGCCCGACGCTCGCCGACGTCGCGGCGCGTGCAGGGGTCTCGCAGTCGACCGCCTCGCTCGCCTTCAGCGGCTCGGGCCCGGTATCGGATGCCACGAAGGAGCGCGTGCTCGCCGCGGCATCCGAACTCGGCTACGCCGGCCCCGACCCTCGCGCCCGATCGCTCCGCCGCGGACGCTCGGGCATCGTCGGCGTCGTGCTCGAGGAGCGGGTGCGCGCGGCGTTCCTCGACCCCGTGAAGATCCAGATGCTCGACGGCATCTCCGAGGGCATCGCGCCGCTCGGCGCGGGCCTCCTGCTCCTCACCGACACCGGCGTGGCGGGCGAGAGCGCCGTGAGCATCGAGAGCGCACCGGTCGATGCGGTCGTGCTCATCGGCTGCAGCCCGCGCCTCGCCGTCTCGATCGAGGCGCTGCGTCGCCGCGGCATCCCGGCCGTCGCCATCGAAGGGGACACGGGCGAGGACCTCCCCGAGATCTCGATCGACAACCTCCAGGCCACCAGGCGGGGCGCCGAGTACCTGCGGCAGTTGGGCCACACGGATGTCGCGATCGTGACGCTGCCCGTCGATGCCGCCCGCACCCGGGGCCCGCTCACCGACGAACTGCTCCGGTCGAGCACTGCCGCGACGGCGAGCCAGCGTCTCGCCGGGGCCCGCGAGATCTTCCCCGAGGCGACCGGGCGATCCGCCGGTGCGAGCTCGATCGAGGAGGGGCTCGAGGCGGCGCGGGCGCTGCTCGCCGACCCGGCGAACCGCCCGACCGCGATCATCGCGCAGAGCGACCTGCTCGCGGCCGGCGTGATCCAGGCGGCCGAGGAGCTCGGCATGCACGTGCCGGGCGATCTCAGCGTGCTCGGCTTCGACGGCATCCGGGTCGACGGGCTGCAGCACGACCTCACGACGCTCGCGCAACCCTCGGTCGCGAAGGGGCGCGCGGCCGGCGAGGCCGTCGTGCAGATGCTCTCGGGTGAGCCGCCCGAGTCGCGGTGCTTCACGAGCACGCTGCACGTCGGCGACACGACGGCGCCGCCGCGCACGCCCGCCGGCTGA
- a CDS encoding ABC transporter ATP-binding protein: MNTVIETRGLEKRFGRVRALDGLDLSVEAGEVHGFLGPNGAGKSTTIRVLLGLIRASGGRATLFGRDPWRDAVELHRRIAYVPGDVNLWSNLSGGESIDLLTRLRGGTTDKRAYAARREHLAEVFQFDPSKRGRTYSKGNRQKVALIAALATPADLYILDEPTSGLDPLMEAVFRQEIAALLGDGATVLLSSHILSEVEHLCDRVSIIRAGRTVETGTLAELRHLTRTEVSFAGEGLDPAGFAAIPGAHDLVVDGARVRFTADSDAMPDVLAALGRLRAGGVTVNPPSLEELFMRHYHDELDEPARSSLEGVR, from the coding sequence ATGAACACCGTCATCGAAACACGCGGCCTCGAGAAGCGCTTCGGCCGCGTGCGTGCACTCGACGGGCTCGACCTCAGTGTCGAGGCCGGAGAGGTGCACGGGTTCCTCGGCCCGAACGGCGCGGGGAAGTCCACCACCATTCGCGTGCTGCTCGGCCTGATCCGGGCCAGCGGCGGCCGCGCGACGCTCTTCGGCCGCGACCCCTGGCGCGACGCCGTCGAGCTGCATCGTCGCATCGCCTACGTGCCGGGCGACGTCAACCTCTGGTCGAACCTCTCGGGCGGCGAGTCGATCGACCTGCTCACGCGCCTGCGCGGCGGCACGACCGACAAGCGCGCCTACGCGGCGCGGCGCGAGCACCTCGCCGAGGTCTTCCAGTTCGACCCGTCGAAGAGGGGCCGCACCTACTCGAAGGGCAACCGGCAGAAGGTCGCGCTCATCGCCGCACTCGCCACGCCTGCCGACCTCTACATCCTCGACGAGCCCACGTCGGGCCTCGACCCGCTCATGGAGGCCGTCTTCCGGCAGGAGATCGCGGCGCTCCTCGGCGACGGCGCGACCGTGCTGCTGTCGAGCCACATCCTCTCCGAGGTCGAGCACCTGTGCGACCGGGTGAGCATCATCCGCGCCGGGCGCACGGTCGAGACGGGCACGCTCGCCGAGCTCCGCCACCTCACCCGCACCGAGGTCTCGTTCGCCGGCGAGGGGCTCGACCCGGCCGGCTTCGCAGCGATCCCCGGCGCGCACGACCTCGTGGTCGACGGCGCACGCGTGCGCTTCACGGCCGACTCCGACGCCATGCCCGACGTGCTCGCCGCCCTCGGCCGCCTGCGCGCCGGCGGCGTCACCGTGAACCCGCCTTCGCTCGAGGAGCTGTTCATGCGGCACTACCACGACGAGCTCGACGAGCCCGCCCGATCGAGCCTCGAGGGCGTGCGATGA
- a CDS encoding ABC transporter permease has product MNTLPTLLLARFRRDRVQIIVWLALFVLLEVAGRGAVTQTYGDEAERASVIRLVIMSPAILMLRGTPQGTDPDAFQFFLLFGFLGLMIGLMMTFLAVRHTRGDEEAGRAELVGSTPAGRIAPLIATALEGVILSVLVGAIMGGVAFAYGADVSGAVLYGAAMSAVGIAYLGVGFACAQLMRTSRGANGLAAAIVTLGYAFRAMGDATGTVQPDGLSMEAGWWSWLSPIGWGQAVAPFTHQLVWPLALCVGLGAVLFAASAWLQSHRDLDSSIVPERAGRLHAPLSLSGPIGLVWRTLRNPVIGWTAGGALFGLVLGAVGQTVVDLVDTPDGEEAGQAINDTLASLAGPNAEGGLIDLFTTGLFAFVGVLAAVGGVQAIMRARQDEVGGTAELVLAAPVSRFRWFSAYLLIGAVSVAAVLAFAVLGAFAGLIGSPDAGERMSTVAEAGLAQLPACLVIVAVDALVFAIVPRASIALGWAVLLVAILLGQFGGLFGFPEWMRDISPFSHTPIVTADTIDWTAAWVMTGLAVVVAAGAAALVRRRDLALGG; this is encoded by the coding sequence ATGAACACCCTGCCGACCCTGCTGCTCGCGCGGTTCCGCCGCGACCGGGTGCAGATCATCGTGTGGCTCGCGCTCTTCGTGCTGCTCGAGGTCGCCGGCCGGGGCGCCGTCACCCAGACCTATGGCGATGAGGCCGAGCGGGCGAGCGTCATCAGGCTCGTGATCATGAGCCCGGCCATCCTGATGCTCCGCGGCACTCCCCAGGGCACCGACCCCGACGCGTTCCAGTTCTTCCTGCTGTTCGGCTTCCTCGGCCTCATGATCGGCCTGATGATGACGTTCCTCGCCGTGCGGCACACGCGCGGCGACGAGGAGGCGGGTCGCGCCGAGCTCGTCGGCTCGACGCCCGCCGGTCGCATCGCGCCGCTGATCGCGACGGCGCTCGAGGGCGTCATCCTGAGCGTCCTGGTCGGCGCGATCATGGGCGGCGTGGCCTTCGCGTACGGTGCGGATGTCTCTGGTGCCGTGCTCTACGGAGCGGCCATGTCGGCCGTGGGCATCGCCTACCTCGGCGTCGGGTTCGCGTGCGCGCAGCTCATGCGCACCTCGCGCGGCGCCAACGGGCTGGCGGCCGCGATCGTGACCCTCGGCTACGCCTTCCGCGCGATGGGGGATGCCACGGGCACCGTGCAGCCCGACGGCCTCAGCATGGAGGCCGGTTGGTGGAGCTGGCTGAGCCCCATCGGCTGGGGCCAAGCCGTAGCGCCCTTTACGCACCAGCTCGTGTGGCCGCTGGCGCTCTGCGTCGGCCTCGGGGCGGTGCTCTTCGCCGCTTCGGCCTGGTTGCAGTCGCACCGCGACCTCGACTCGAGCATCGTGCCCGAACGGGCCGGTCGCCTGCACGCGCCCCTGAGTCTCTCGGGCCCGATCGGTCTCGTCTGGCGCACGCTCCGCAACCCCGTCATCGGCTGGACCGCCGGCGGTGCGCTCTTCGGCCTCGTGCTCGGTGCCGTGGGGCAGACGGTCGTGGACCTCGTGGACACGCCCGACGGCGAAGAGGCCGGGCAGGCGATCAACGACACCCTCGCATCGCTCGCGGGACCGAACGCCGAGGGCGGGTTGATCGACCTCTTCACGACGGGACTCTTCGCCTTCGTCGGCGTGCTCGCCGCCGTCGGCGGGGTGCAGGCGATCATGCGCGCCCGGCAGGACGAAGTCGGCGGCACTGCCGAGCTCGTGCTCGCGGCGCCCGTGTCGCGCTTCCGCTGGTTCTCCGCCTACCTGCTGATCGGCGCGGTCTCGGTCGCCGCGGTGCTCGCCTTCGCGGTGCTCGGCGCCTTCGCCGGACTCATCGGGTCGCCGGATGCCGGTGAGCGCATGTCGACCGTCGCCGAGGCCGGGCTCGCCCAGCTGCCGGCCTGCCTCGTGATCGTCGCGGTCGACGCACTCGTGTTCGCGATCGTGCCGCGTGCGTCGATCGCGCTCGGGTGGGCGGTGCTGCTCGTCGCGATCCTGCTCGGGCAGTTCGGCGGGCTCTTCGGGTTCCCCGAGTGGATGCGCGACATCTCGCCGTTCAGCCACACCCCGATCGTCACGGCCGACACGATCGACTGGACCGCGGCATGGGTGATGACGGGACTCGCCGTCGTCGTGGCGGCGGGGGCGGCGGCCCTCGTGCGGCGACGGGATCTGGCACTCGGCGGGTGA
- a CDS encoding GbsR/MarR family transcriptional regulator translates to MARDEQAMHEFVEQSAAAMAEAGFPRMPARVLMALIAAESTGLTARELSDQLVASAAAISGAVRYLQTLRMVRRVSQPGSRRVLYELPEHAWYTVTMGKNPLYDHLEALASKAVAAIDDPDSLASQRIAEMSDFFLFIQRRMPELLVEWRAERGA, encoded by the coding sequence ATGGCGCGAGACGAACAGGCGATGCACGAGTTCGTCGAGCAGTCCGCCGCGGCGATGGCCGAGGCGGGCTTCCCGCGCATGCCGGCGCGCGTGCTGATGGCGCTCATCGCCGCCGAGTCGACCGGGCTCACTGCGCGGGAGCTGAGCGACCAACTGGTCGCGAGCGCCGCCGCGATCTCGGGGGCGGTGCGGTACCTGCAGACGCTGCGCATGGTGCGCCGGGTCTCGCAGCCCGGCTCGCGCCGGGTGCTCTACGAGCTGCCCGAGCACGCCTGGTACACGGTGACGATGGGCAAGAACCCGCTCTACGACCACCTCGAGGCGCTCGCGTCGAAGGCGGTCGCCGCGATCGACGATCCCGACTCGCTCGCCTCCCAGCGCATCGCCGAGATGAGCGACTTCTTCCTCTTCATCCAGCGCCGGATGCCCGAGCTGCTCGTCGAGTGGCGCGCCGAGCGCGGGGCGTGA
- a CDS encoding MATE family efflux transporter, with protein sequence MKNSDASSPQAVARPPGPGVDREILRLAVPALGALIAEPLFLLADTAMIGHLGATPLAGLGLASAVLQTIIGLMVFLAYATTPAVARRVGLGDVRGAVASGIDGLWLALGIGVVLAIAGWFAAPALVGLFGASEAVTNEASVYLSISMAGLPAMLIVFAATGLLRGLQDTRTPLWVAGIGFAVNIALNYVFIYVAGWGIAGSALGTVVAQWGMVAVYLVVVARHAARAGASPWPHHAGVLRGAASGGWLFLRTLSLRLALLLATWAATSLGSNELAAFQVAMTLYFTMGFALDALAIAAQALVGRDLGAGDLAGVRAVLKRCLQWGVGSGGVIGVLLLSTAWVLPGLFTSSADVAALLPPTLVVLALSAPLGGVVFVLDGVLIGAGDARYLAWTGIVNLVVFVPLALWVVAVAPPGAAGPAWLMAAFAIGYLGARAVTLGLRARSAAWMVVGAGR encoded by the coding sequence ATGAAGAACTCCGACGCATCCAGCCCGCAGGCGGTCGCGCGACCCCCCGGTCCAGGCGTCGACCGCGAGATCCTGCGCCTCGCGGTGCCCGCACTCGGCGCGCTCATCGCCGAACCGCTCTTCCTCCTCGCCGACACCGCGATGATCGGCCACCTCGGCGCCACGCCCCTCGCCGGGCTCGGTCTCGCGAGCGCGGTGCTGCAGACGATCATCGGCCTCATGGTCTTCCTCGCCTACGCAACGACACCGGCGGTCGCGCGCAGGGTCGGACTCGGCGATGTGCGGGGCGCGGTCGCTTCGGGCATCGACGGGCTGTGGCTCGCACTCGGCATCGGCGTCGTGCTCGCCATCGCCGGATGGTTCGCCGCACCCGCGCTCGTCGGGCTCTTCGGCGCCTCCGAGGCGGTGACGAACGAGGCATCCGTCTACCTGTCGATCTCGATGGCGGGGCTGCCCGCGATGCTCATCGTGTTCGCCGCCACGGGCCTGCTGCGCGGCCTCCAGGACACGCGCACGCCGCTCTGGGTCGCGGGCATCGGCTTCGCCGTGAACATCGCGCTGAACTACGTGTTCATCTACGTCGCCGGCTGGGGCATCGCGGGCTCGGCCCTCGGCACCGTCGTAGCGCAGTGGGGCATGGTCGCCGTCTACCTCGTCGTCGTCGCGCGGCATGCCGCCCGGGCCGGTGCGAGCCCCTGGCCGCATCATGCGGGAGTGCTGCGCGGCGCGGCATCCGGTGGCTGGCTGTTCCTCCGCACGCTGAGCCTGCGGCTCGCACTGCTGCTCGCGACCTGGGCGGCGACCTCGCTCGGTTCGAACGAGCTCGCCGCGTTCCAGGTCGCGATGACCCTCTACTTCACGATGGGCTTCGCGCTCGACGCCCTCGCGATCGCGGCGCAGGCGCTCGTCGGCCGCGATCTCGGCGCGGGCGACCTCGCCGGGGTGCGCGCGGTGCTGAAGCGCTGCCTGCAGTGGGGCGTCGGAAGCGGCGGCGTCATCGGGGTGCTGCTGCTCTCGACCGCGTGGGTGCTGCCGGGGCTGTTCACGAGCTCGGCGGATGTCGCGGCGCTCCTTCCCCCGACGCTCGTGGTGCTCGCGCTCTCGGCCCCGCTCGGCGGCGTCGTGTTCGTGCTCGACGGCGTGCTCATCGGCGCCGGCGACGCCCGGTACCTCGCATGGACTGGCATCGTGAACCTCGTCGTGTTCGTGCCGCTGGCCCTCTGGGTGGTCGCCGTCGCCCCGCCCGGCGCCGCCGGACCGGCGTGGCTCATGGCGGCGTTCGCGATCGGCTACCTCGGGGCGCGGGCGGTCACGCTCGGGCTCCGAGCGCGCAGCGCGGCGTGGATGGTCGTCGGCGCGGGGCGCTGA
- a CDS encoding TrkH family potassium uptake protein translates to MTKLGAARARRRTLRLRALRLHPAQAVVVGFAAAILVGTFLLMLPIAKAGPGGAGFIEALFTATSAVCVTGLTVVDTLVYWTPFGQVVIMLLIQLGGLGIMIFASLIGLVLARKLSVRSRLNAAAEAKAVGLDDVRGLVRGIVLISLAIEAGTFVLLFLRFVFGYGYDVGQAAWYGAFHAVSAFNNAGFALYSDNLMGFVSDPWICLPIAAAIILGGLGFPVIMQLRKEFTKPLHWSMNTKLVLWGTVVLLVAGTVYITVIEWNNPATLGALDPAARVLTGFFHSVQTRTAGFNALDIGVMRDETWLGMDVLMFIGGGPAGTAGGIKVTTFAVLYFIMLTELRGEGAVNIFGKRLSRAVHRQAITVVLLAVAAVMVATVALMLISGEDLDRMLFEAISAFGTVGLSTGVTPGLPDPAKLVLVLLMFIGRLGPLTLGSAIALRERPLLYEYPKERPAIG, encoded by the coding sequence GTGACCAAACTTGGGGCGGCGAGGGCCCGACGGCGGACGCTCCGGCTCCGCGCGCTCCGGTTGCACCCCGCACAGGCCGTGGTCGTCGGATTCGCCGCCGCGATCCTGGTCGGCACCTTCTTGCTCATGCTGCCGATCGCCAAGGCCGGTCCTGGTGGTGCAGGGTTCATCGAGGCGCTGTTCACCGCGACATCCGCTGTCTGCGTGACGGGCCTCACGGTGGTCGACACCCTGGTGTACTGGACGCCGTTCGGGCAGGTCGTCATCATGCTGCTGATCCAGTTGGGCGGCCTCGGCATCATGATCTTCGCCTCGCTCATCGGCCTGGTGCTCGCGCGCAAGCTCTCGGTGCGCTCGCGACTGAACGCCGCGGCCGAGGCGAAGGCAGTCGGACTCGACGACGTGCGGGGACTCGTGCGGGGCATCGTGCTGATCTCGCTCGCGATCGAAGCGGGCACCTTCGTGCTGCTGTTCCTGCGATTCGTGTTCGGCTACGGCTACGACGTCGGCCAGGCGGCCTGGTACGGCGCCTTCCACGCCGTCTCCGCGTTCAACAACGCCGGATTCGCGCTCTACAGCGACAACCTGATGGGGTTCGTGAGCGACCCCTGGATCTGCCTGCCGATCGCCGCCGCGATCATCCTCGGCGGTCTCGGGTTCCCGGTGATCATGCAGTTGCGCAAGGAGTTCACGAAGCCGCTGCACTGGTCGATGAACACGAAGCTCGTGCTGTGGGGCACCGTCGTGCTGCTCGTCGCGGGCACCGTCTACATCACCGTCATCGAATGGAACAACCCCGCGACGCTCGGCGCCCTCGACCCCGCCGCGCGCGTGCTCACGGGCTTCTTCCACTCCGTGCAGACCCGCACCGCGGGGTTCAACGCGCTCGACATCGGTGTGATGCGCGACGAGACGTGGCTCGGCATGGACGTGCTGATGTTCATCGGCGGCGGCCCGGCCGGCACGGCGGGCGGCATCAAGGTCACCACCTTCGCGGTGCTGTACTTCATCATGCTCACCGAGCTCCGCGGCGAGGGCGCGGTGAACATCTTCGGCAAGCGCCTCTCGCGCGCGGTGCACCGGCAGGCGATCACCGTCGTGCTGCTCGCCGTCGCCGCGGTCATGGTGGCGACCGTCGCCCTCATGCTCATCTCCGGCGAAGACCTCGACCGTATGCTCTTCGAGGCGATCTCTGCGTTCGGCACGGTCGGGCTCTCGACCGGCGTCACACCGGGCCTGCCCGACCCGGCCAAGCTCGTGCTCGTGCTGCTGATGTTCATCGGCCGACTCGGGCCGCTCACTCTCGGCAGCGCGATCGCCCTGCGCGAGCGCCCACTGCTCTACGAATATCCCAAGGAGAGGCCGGCCATTGGCTAG
- a CDS encoding potassium channel family protein, whose product MARFPFFGGDPSRRIAEADSVAVIGLGRFGSALALELMAGGTEVLGIDVDETLVQLMNGRLTQVVRADSTKEEALRQLAVDEFDRVVVAIGDDISASILTCSVLLSMKIPVIWAKVVDDRHGLILEQLGVHHVIYPEKDMGRRVAHLVRGAALDYIEVEPGYALVKSAAPAILIGKRLGDTGLRTEHDVTVAAFKRAGEQWRNADADTVLHAGDTILVVGPTASAESFAQLR is encoded by the coding sequence TTGGCTAGATTCCCGTTCTTCGGAGGTGACCCCTCGCGCCGCATCGCCGAGGCCGATTCGGTCGCCGTCATCGGGCTCGGCCGGTTCGGCAGCGCCCTCGCGCTCGAGCTGATGGCCGGAGGCACCGAGGTGCTCGGCATCGATGTCGACGAGACGCTGGTGCAGTTGATGAACGGCCGGCTCACGCAGGTGGTGCGTGCCGACTCCACGAAGGAGGAGGCGCTGCGACAGCTCGCCGTCGACGAGTTCGACCGGGTCGTGGTCGCGATCGGCGACGACATCTCGGCGTCGATCCTGACCTGCTCCGTGTTGCTCAGCATGAAGATCCCCGTGATCTGGGCCAAGGTCGTCGACGACCGTCACGGCCTCATCCTCGAGCAGCTCGGCGTGCACCACGTGATCTACCCCGAGAAGGACATGGGGCGCCGCGTCGCGCACCTCGTGCGCGGCGCGGCGCTGGACTACATCGAGGTCGAGCCGGGCTACGCCCTGGTGAAGTCCGCCGCCCCGGCGATACTCATCGGAAAGCGACTGGGCGACACCGGGCTCCGCACCGAGCACGACGTCACGGTCGCCGCGTTCAAGCGAGCCGGCGAGCAGTGGCGCAATGCCGACGCCGACACGGTGCTGCACGCCGGAGACACCATCCTCGTCGTCGGGCCGACCGCGAGCGCCGAGAGCTTCGCCCAGCTGCGCTGA
- a CDS encoding D-alanyl-D-alanine carboxypeptidase/D-alanyl-D-alanine-endopeptidase encodes MEATRTTASGADPRLGAARIHVIDVADGRVVFDRDGDLPGPTASVLKLLTSAAALAALGPDHRIATRVVAGAEPGEIVLVGGGDVTLTRLPVGTASFYRASAHLETLADAVLAAIGEGVLDRLVLDDSLFAGDAWLPEWDDEGRSPEGYIPFITALQVDGDRDDPTIDDTPRSEDPVGRAGTAFADLIGRGRDIRISRGRAAPSAEVLAEVFSPPLSELIRFGLETSDNALMESLARLSAIAIGESADFAGVSRAIPALLARYGLPVEVLTVRDGSGLSDRNSVPARFVAELLVQAHRREHGLGVIDDMLPATGPNGTFNRKRFTGDDAIVGDAVRAKTGYINIVCSLGGIVRAADGTELAFAVYAVGEMMGDPARAAIDAFVASLYLDGAEAA; translated from the coding sequence GTGGAAGCGACGCGGACGACCGCGAGCGGTGCCGATCCGAGGCTCGGCGCAGCGCGCATCCACGTGATCGACGTCGCCGACGGCCGGGTCGTCTTCGATCGCGACGGCGACCTCCCGGGTCCGACCGCGAGCGTCCTGAAGCTCCTCACCTCGGCAGCGGCCCTCGCCGCCCTCGGCCCCGACCACCGCATCGCGACGAGGGTGGTCGCCGGCGCCGAGCCCGGTGAGATCGTGCTCGTGGGCGGCGGCGACGTCACCCTGACCCGGCTCCCCGTGGGAACCGCCTCGTTCTACCGCGCCTCTGCGCATCTCGAGACCCTCGCAGACGCCGTGCTCGCGGCGATCGGCGAGGGCGTGCTCGACCGACTCGTGCTCGACGACTCCCTGTTCGCGGGGGACGCCTGGTTGCCGGAATGGGACGACGAGGGCCGGAGCCCCGAGGGGTACATCCCCTTCATCACGGCGCTCCAGGTCGACGGCGACCGTGACGACCCGACGATCGACGACACACCGAGGAGCGAGGACCCGGTGGGGCGCGCCGGCACGGCGTTCGCGGACCTCATCGGTCGTGGCCGCGACATCCGGATCTCACGCGGTCGCGCCGCCCCCTCCGCCGAGGTGCTCGCGGAGGTCTTCTCCCCGCCGCTGTCGGAGCTCATCCGCTTCGGCCTCGAGACATCCGACAATGCGCTCATGGAATCGCTCGCGCGGCTGTCGGCGATCGCCATCGGCGAGTCGGCCGACTTCGCCGGGGTCTCGCGCGCGATCCCCGCGCTGCTCGCGCGCTACGGACTGCCGGTCGAGGTGCTGACCGTTCGCGACGGTTCGGGCCTCAGCGATCGCAACTCGGTGCCCGCGCGCTTCGTGGCCGAACTGCTGGTGCAGGCGCATCGGCGTGAGCACGGGCTCGGCGTGATCGACGACATGCTGCCGGCGACCGGGCCGAACGGCACCTTCAACCGGAAGCGCTTCACGGGCGACGACGCGATCGTCGGCGATGCCGTTCGCGCGAAGACCGGCTACATCAACATCGTGTGCTCCCTGGGCGGGATCGTGCGGGCCGCCGATGGAACCGAGCTCGCATTCGCGGTCTACGCGGTCGGCGAGATGATGGGCGACCCGGCGCGCGCCGCGATCGACGCGTTCGTCGCGAGCCTGTACCTCGACGGCGCCGAGGCGGCCTGA
- a CDS encoding M13 family metallopeptidase — MTDVALPSGIKQDELDAGIRPQDDLFRHVNGKWIERTDIPADKARYGSFLVLHEEAEQAVREIIEESQAAEPGTEARKVGDLYASFMNEERANLLGATPIAGQLVEVDLIDSVDAFLETLGRLERQGVPGFVQLYVDNDPGDPERYLVFVEQGGIGLPDESYFREERFESVREAYRAHLERMLRLAQLEAPDERAARVFELETAIAAAHWSNVETRDSEKTYNLFSWDDAVAEASVDLNIWRDAMGVPAGAFDEIVLREPSFVQGLGALLTADRLQAWKDWLAWQVVRGSAAYLSNDFVEANFDFYGRTLTGTPQMRERWKRGVSLVEGAMGEAVGRIYVERHFPPAAKEAMDDLVANLVEAYRRSIDALEWMGEETRAKALDKLAKFTPKIGFPVKWRDYSALEITDDLVGNVRATAEYEFNRELGKIGKPLDRDEWFMTPQTINAYYNPGFNEIVFPAAILQYPFFDAERDAAANYGAIGAVIGHEIGHGFDDQGSKYDGDGRLTDWWTEADRAAFEERTTALIAQYDALVPAQLETAQAETAQAETGQAETAVDGENGDEADAEAPHVNGALTIGENIGDLGGLAIAWKAYVLSLGGDVDSAPVIDGLTAAQRFFLSWAQAWQMKGRDEEVVRLLAIDPHSPNEFRCNQIVRNIDEFYASFEVTPDDALWLEPAERVTIW, encoded by the coding sequence ATGACCGATGTCGCGCTGCCCTCCGGAATCAAGCAGGACGAACTCGACGCGGGCATCCGCCCGCAAGACGACCTGTTCCGACACGTCAACGGCAAGTGGATCGAACGCACCGACATCCCGGCCGACAAGGCCAGGTACGGCTCGTTCCTCGTGCTGCACGAAGAGGCCGAGCAGGCCGTGCGCGAGATCATCGAGGAGTCGCAGGCGGCCGAGCCCGGCACCGAGGCCCGCAAGGTCGGCGACCTGTACGCGAGCTTCATGAACGAGGAGCGTGCGAACCTCCTGGGCGCCACCCCCATCGCGGGCCAGCTCGTCGAGGTCGACCTGATCGACTCGGTCGACGCGTTCCTCGAGACCCTCGGTCGGCTCGAGCGCCAGGGCGTGCCCGGTTTCGTGCAGCTCTACGTCGACAACGACCCGGGCGACCCCGAGCGCTACCTCGTCTTCGTCGAGCAGGGCGGCATCGGCCTGCCCGACGAGAGCTACTTCCGCGAAGAGCGGTTCGAATCGGTTCGCGAGGCGTACCGTGCACACCTCGAGCGGATGCTGCGGCTCGCGCAGCTCGAGGCCCCCGACGAGCGCGCGGCCCGGGTCTTCGAGCTCGAGACCGCGATCGCCGCGGCGCACTGGAGCAACGTCGAGACCCGCGACAGCGAGAAGACGTACAACCTGTTCTCGTGGGACGACGCGGTTGCCGAGGCATCCGTCGACCTGAACATCTGGCGCGACGCCATGGGCGTGCCCGCCGGGGCGTTCGACGAGATCGTGCTGCGCGAGCCCTCGTTCGTGCAGGGGCTCGGCGCGCTGCTCACCGCAGACCGCCTGCAGGCCTGGAAGGACTGGCTCGCGTGGCAGGTCGTGCGCGGCAGCGCCGCGTACCTCTCGAACGACTTCGTCGAGGCGAACTTCGACTTCTACGGCCGCACGCTCACCGGCACCCCGCAGATGCGCGAGCGCTGGAAGCGCGGCGTCTCGCTCGTCGAGGGCGCCATGGGCGAGGCCGTCGGCCGCATCTACGTCGAGCGGCACTTCCCGCCCGCCGCCAAGGAGGCGATGGACGACCTCGTCGCGAACCTCGTCGAGGCGTACCGCCGGTCGATCGACGCGCTCGAGTGGATGGGTGAGGAGACTCGCGCCAAGGCGCTCGACAAGCTCGCGAAGTTCACGCCGAAGATCGGCTTCCCGGTGAAGTGGCGCGACTACTCGGCGCTCGAGATCACCGACGACCTGGTCGGCAACGTGCGGGCGACCGCCGAGTACGAGTTCAACCGCGAACTCGGCAAGATCGGCAAGCCGCTCGATCGCGACGAGTGGTTCATGACGCCGCAGACGATCAACGCGTACTACAACCCCGGGTTCAACGAGATCGTGTTCCCGGCGGCGATCCTGCAGTACCCGTTCTTCGACGCGGAGCGCGACGCCGCCGCCAACTACGGCGCGATCGGCGCCGTCATCGGCCACGAGATCGGGCACGGCTTCGACGACCAGGGCTCGAAGTACGACGGCGACGGGCGCCTCACCGACTGGTGGACCGAGGCCGACCGCGCCGCCTTCGAGGAGCGCACGACGGCGCTCATCGCCCAGTACGACGCGCTCGTGCCGGCGCAGCTCGAGACCGCGCAGGCGGAGACGGCGCAGGCCGAGACTGGGCAGGCGGAGACCGCGGTCGACGGCGAGAACGGCGACGAAGCCGATGCCGAGGCGCCGCACGTCAACGGCGCCCTCACGATCGGCGAGAACATCGGCGACCTCGGCGGGCTCGCGATCGCGTGGAAGGCGTACGTGCTCTCGCTCGGCGGCGACGTCGACTCGGCGCCCGTGATCGACGGGCTCACCGCCGCGCAGCGCTTCTTCCTGTCGTGGGCGCAGGCCTGGCAGATGAAGGGCCGTGACGAAGAGGTCGTGCGCCTGCTGGCGATCGACCCGCACTCGCCGAACGAGTTCCGCTGCAACCAGATCGTCAGGAACATCGACGAGTTCTACGCTAGCTTCGAAGTGACTCCCGACGACGCCCTCTGGCTCGAACCAGCCGAGCGTGTGACGATCTGGTAG